A genomic stretch from Astatotilapia calliptera chromosome 4, fAstCal1.2, whole genome shotgun sequence includes:
- the LOC113021315 gene encoding uncharacterized protein LOC113021315 isoform X1: MADEFTLTHKTIFSAAVSQNIRVGQERKIKSPKIGLKDRQEDGVNRDCFYCREPGHLIAGCPALRRKEQRKGSKNPAGVGLIKVVPLPKSHSTLTRDLHHADVEIEPRFEPFITKGFVSVTGEERDKVPVTILRDTGAHQSFMLDSVLPLSDKTACDSDVLVWGIKMSVLRAPLHKVHLHSPVKPGHVKVAVSSQLPIKGVSFILGNDLAGGTVFPPPEVVEMPVPSVTDAATPLSSVFPVCAITRAQSRKFDDVVDVADMFRATLDERKSPSRESGRIGSGNDVTKLMPELDEKLNRDALTTAQQNDSSLAPCFLSAAKSAGSESPTSYFVQDGVLMRRWSSDRCGLPGATQVVVPKPHRGQVLSLAHDASMAGHLGVNKTYHRVLRNFFWPGLKADVVAYCRTCSTCQMAGKPNRPIPPAPLHPIPVIGEPFEKVILDCVGPLPKTKSGHQYILTIMCSATRFPEAIPLRTLKAKPVIKAQT, encoded by the coding sequence ATGGCTGATGAGTTTACTCTCACCCACAAAACTATATTTTCGGCCGCTGTCTCACAGAATATCAGGGTGGGAcaggaaaggaaaataaagtcCCCAAAGATAGGACTGAAAGATAGACAGGAGGATGGTGTTAATCGCGACTGTTTTTATTGTCGCGAACCCGGACATCTGATCGCTGGCTGTCCTGCACTCCGGAGGAAAGAGCAGCGCAAAGGCTCTAAAAATCCAGCAGGCGTAGGTCTCATCAAAGTTGTCCCTTTGCCTAAATCGCATTCCACTCTCACCCGTGATTTGCACCATGCGGATGTGGAAATAGAGCCACGTTTTGAACCATTTATCACGAAAGGCTTTGTTTCTGTGACGGGAGAAGAGAGGGATAAAGTGCCTGTTACTATTCTTCGGGACACAGGTGCGCATCAGTCGTTTATGTTGGATAGTGTACTGCCATTGTCAGATAAAACTGCTTGTGATTCAGATGTGTTGGTTTGGGGAATTAAGATGAGCGTTCTTCGGGCGCCGTTACACAAGGTGCATTTGCATTCGCCCGTGAAACCGGGGCATGTTAAAGTTGCGGTGAGTTCCCAGTTGCCTATTAAAGGGGTTTCATTTATTCTGGGAAATGACTTGGCTGGTGGAACAGTTTTTCCACCGCCTGAAGTGGTGGAAATGCCTGTTCCTTCTGTTACTGATGCTGCCACCCCTTTATCAAgcgtgtttcctgtttgtgctATTACTCGTGCCCAATCGCGCAAATTTGATGATGTTGTGGATGTTGCTGACATGTTTAGGGCGACGTTAGACGAAAGAAAATCTCCCAGCCGTGAGAGTGGCAGAATAGGAAGCGGAAATGATGTAACAAAACTGATGCCAGAGCTGGATGAGAAATTGAATAGGGATGCATTGACAACCGCTCAGCAGAATGACtcatcactggctccctgttttCTATCTGCAGCTAAGAGTGCAGGAAGTGAATCTCCCACTTCTTATTTTGTGCAAGATGGAGTTCTTATGAGGAGGTGGTCCTCTGACCGGTGTGGTTTGCCTGGTGCTACGCAGGTGGTGGTGCCGAAGCCACATCGAGGGCAGGTGCTTAGCTTAGCGCATGATGCCAGCATGGCTGGACATCTTGGGGTGAACAAAACTTATCATCGGGTGTTGCGCAACTTCTTTTGGCCAGGGTTGAAAGCTGATGTGGTGGCATATTGCCGTACCTGTAGCACATGTCAGATGGCGGGGAAACCTAACAGACCCATCCCACCTGCTCCGTTACATCCTATTCCAGTAATAGGTGAGCCgtttgaaaaagtaatattgGATTGTGTGGGTCCCCTGCCAAAAACTAAATCCGGACACCAATACATACTTACAATAATGTGTTCAGCAACAAGGTTTCCGGAGGCAATTCCGCTACGCACGCTGAAAGCAAAACCGGTGATAAAAGCACAAACTTAA
- the LOC113021315 gene encoding uncharacterized protein LOC113021315 isoform X2, translating into MEFSLDDFVTSPSWDKIVKCRKADLLIIASCYDIQVSYGDRKVEVRDALCAELVERGILPAPKAAVEQPDGGGVKVAPEAEPGPDAKGPVNVLPAEADSDSAEAGSDAAEADSDAAGANIEAAGSGTAGEPLAGRSTEDLRLTLRIREVETRAKELEVQAMHLRVRALELERKPSTSASSHPSTSTAVPTGFDITRHVKLVPPFREAEVDSYFNAFERIAAALSWPKEFWPLLLQCKLVGKAQEVCTSLSIEDSLDYDIMKKTVLQAYELVPEAYRQRFRKCEKTANQTFVEFGSWSGWAPAGLRQRLLLL; encoded by the coding sequence ATGGAGTTTTCTTTGGATGATTTTGTTACTTCGCCTTCATGGGATAAAATAGTGAAGTGCAGGAAAGCGGATTTGCTTATTATTGCTAGTTGTTATGATATTCAAGTGTCCTATGGTGACCGCAAAGTGGAGGTTAGGGACGCTTTGTGTGCAGAGCTGGTGGAGCGAGGCATCCTTCCTGCCCCGAAGGCAGCTGTAGAGCAGCCTGATGGCGGGGGTGTGAAGGTGGCTCCGGAGGCTGAGCCGGGGCCGGATGCCAAAGGGCCTGTTAACGTGCTACCAGCCGAGGCGGACTCTGATTCAGCCGAGGCGGGCTCTGATGCAGCCGAGGCGGACTCTGATGCTGCTGGGGCAAATATTGAAGCAGCTGGGTCTGGTACGGCCGGGGAACCCCTGGCGGGGCGGTCTACGGAAGATCTCCGTTTGACCCTCCGTATAAGGGAGGTGGAAACCCGTGCTAAAGAGCTTGAGGTACAAGCAATGCACCTCCGTGTCAGAGCTTTGGAGCTGGAGCGAAAGCCCTCCACATCTGCCTCTAGTCATCCTAGTACGTCCACCGCTGTCCCAACAGGTTTTGACATCACTAGGCACGTTAAACTGGTTCCTCCGTTTCGTGAGGCCGAAGTGGATTCCTATTTTAACGCTTTTGAGCGTATAGCGGCCGCGTTAAGCTGGCCGAAGGAATTTTGGCCGCTGCTGTTGCAATGCAAACTGGTTGGCAAAGCCCAGGAGGTGTGTACCAGTTTATCAATTGAAGATAGCCTGGATTATGACATCATGAAGAAGACTGTGTTGCAGGCATATGAGCTCGTCCCAGAAGCCTACCGTCAAAGATTTAGGAAGTGTGAAAAAACCGCCAATCAGACATTTGTGGAGTTTGGGTCATGGTCTGGTTGGGCACCTGCAGGTCTCAGACAgcggctcctcctcctttag